Sequence from the Candidatus Polarisedimenticolia bacterium genome:
GGGAGCTGCAGGAGCTGAAGGACAAGATTCTTCTGCTCGGCGGCACGGTCGAGATGATGATCGCCTCCGCCATGAAGTCGCTGCTGAACCGTGATTCCGATCTGGCCCGCAGCGTCATCGCCTCGGATCCGCGCGTCGACAACGCGGAGCTCGAAATCGATCACCTTTCGGTGAGCCTTCTGGCGCTCCGGCAGCCCGCCGCCTCCGATCTCCGCTTCATCACGACCGCCCTGAAGATCGTCACCGACCTCGAGCGCATCGGCGATCTCACGGTGAACATCGCGGAGCGGGCGATCGAGCTGAACGAGGAGCCGCCGCTCAAGCCGTACATCGACGTCCCCCGGATGGCCTCGACCGCGGCGGGGATGGTCCACCAGGCGCTGGACGCCTTCGTGAACCGCAACCCGGCCGAGGCCCAGGAAGTGCTCAGCCAGGACGAGGGCGTGGATCGGCTCAACGTCCAGCTGTTCCGCGAG
This genomic interval carries:
- the phoU gene encoding phosphate signaling complex protein PhoU; its protein translation is MEHTSRQYERELQELKDKILLLGGTVEMMIASAMKSLLNRDSDLARSVIASDPRVDNAELEIDHLSVSLLALRQPAASDLRFITTALKIVTDLERIGDLTVNIAERAIELNEEPPLKPYIDVPRMASTAAGMVHQALDAFVNRNPAEAQEVLSQDEGVDRLNVQLFRELLTYMIEDPKSVTRALRITFIAKYLERVADHATNIAQMVIYLCEGRDVRHPSAAKLPPGGSTPAAP